One stretch of Heliomicrobium undosum DNA includes these proteins:
- a CDS encoding methyl-accepting chemotaxis protein codes for MRQIKHKIMAAIMLTTFMMTAILGGTTLMGIYKSAQMEVANKRTHLYAQYDSMIKNQVDQAVGVLLYAYNKQQTGELTEVQAKKLATDMIKTLRYGEKQDGYFWIDALDYTLVAHPMLTNQEGTDRKNSQDPKGVYMIQEVVAAAQGKNNGYSDYLWEKPQDVGSGNLTPKRAYSKLFKEWGWVISTGNYVDEIETAVEAVRQEQWDTTKREIIFEAFFSVLSLLVSGAVAIFLSRRITNPLRTMMAGIEKDAAGKITIRDVHVEAKDEIGDLARSLNGLTEQVRQFVRQVIESSGRITQNAHEVDQSCNQLARQSMETTAITQEINAAMEESAATIQQINATIEAVREQTHSMNQNATEGLTLSHTIDQRANRLHEEALASAQQAQAVFADMKGQLTAAIEGSREVEKIDELANAILRITEQTNLLALNAAIEAAHAGEVGRGFAVVAGEIRKLAEESARTVEDIQQIVTAARASVALLADTSGKAVDFMDEGVATSAKKLRGAAEQYSADAKRFETFMEGFKRTCDRMDETMESIAKSIQQMTAAVNESADGISQVAAQTSDMQHQVGSIKEKSDETNENLEKLNDLVKGFNI; via the coding sequence GTGAGACAGATCAAGCATAAGATCATGGCGGCCATCATGCTGACCACCTTCATGATGACGGCCATCCTCGGCGGCACCACCCTGATGGGGATCTACAAGAGCGCCCAGATGGAAGTGGCCAACAAGCGCACCCACCTCTACGCCCAGTATGACAGCATGATCAAAAACCAAGTCGACCAGGCTGTGGGCGTGCTCCTCTACGCCTACAACAAACAACAGACGGGCGAACTCACCGAAGTCCAGGCAAAAAAACTGGCCACCGACATGATCAAAACCCTCCGCTACGGCGAAAAACAGGACGGCTACTTCTGGATCGACGCCCTCGACTACACCCTCGTCGCCCACCCCATGTTGACCAATCAAGAAGGGACCGACCGCAAAAACAGCCAGGACCCCAAGGGCGTCTATATGATCCAGGAAGTGGTCGCCGCCGCCCAGGGCAAGAACAACGGCTATTCCGACTACCTCTGGGAAAAGCCGCAAGACGTGGGTTCGGGCAACCTGACGCCCAAGCGCGCCTATTCCAAACTCTTTAAGGAATGGGGCTGGGTCATCAGCACCGGCAACTACGTCGACGAGATCGAGACAGCCGTCGAAGCGGTCCGCCAGGAACAATGGGACACGACCAAGCGCGAGATCATCTTCGAAGCCTTTTTCTCAGTCCTCTCCCTGCTCGTCTCCGGCGCAGTCGCCATCTTCCTCAGCCGGCGCATCACCAACCCGCTGAGGACGATGATGGCCGGCATCGAAAAAGACGCCGCCGGTAAAATCACCATCCGCGACGTCCATGTCGAGGCCAAGGATGAGATCGGCGATCTGGCCCGATCGCTGAACGGCCTAACGGAGCAAGTACGGCAGTTCGTTCGACAGGTCATCGAATCATCGGGCCGGATCACCCAGAACGCCCACGAAGTGGACCAGTCCTGCAATCAACTGGCGCGCCAGTCGATGGAGACAACGGCGATCACCCAGGAGATCAACGCCGCCATGGAGGAGTCGGCGGCGACGATCCAGCAGATCAACGCCACCATCGAAGCAGTGCGCGAACAGACCCATTCGATGAACCAAAACGCGACCGAGGGCCTCACCCTTTCCCACACCATCGACCAGCGAGCCAACCGTCTCCACGAAGAGGCCCTGGCCTCGGCCCAACAGGCCCAGGCCGTCTTCGCCGATATGAAGGGCCAACTGACGGCTGCCATCGAAGGCTCACGGGAAGTGGAAAAGATCGATGAACTGGCCAACGCCATTTTGCGCATCACCGAACAGACGAACCTCCTCGCCTTAAACGCAGCCATCGAAGCCGCCCACGCCGGCGAGGTCGGCCGGGGCTTCGCTGTCGTCGCCGGCGAGATCCGCAAACTGGCCGAGGAGTCGGCCCGGACCGTCGAAGACATCCAACAGATCGTCACGGCGGCTCGCGCCTCCGTCGCCCTCCTGGCCGATACCTCCGGCAAAGCCGTCGACTTCATGGACGAGGGCGTTGCCACCAGCGCGAAGAAACTCCGAGGCGCCGCCGAACAGTACAGCGCCGACGCCAAACGCTTTGAGACTTTCATGGAAGGGTTCAAGCGCACCTGTGACCGCATGGATGAGACGATGGAATCGATCGCCAAGTCCATCCAGCAGATGACCGCCGCCGTCAACGAGAGCGCCGACGGCATCTCCCAGGTGGCCGCCCAGACCTCTGACATGCAGCACCAGGTCGGGTCGATCAAGGAGAAGTCGGACGAGACGAATGAGAATCTGGAGAAGTTGAATGATTTGGTGAAGGGATTTAATATCTAG